A genome region from Piliocolobus tephrosceles isolate RC106 chromosome 8, ASM277652v3, whole genome shotgun sequence includes the following:
- the NOS3 gene encoding nitric oxide synthase, endothelial isoform X1, translated as MGNLKSVAQEPGPPCGLGLGLGLGLCGKQGPATSAPEPSRAPASLPPPAPEHSPPSSPLTQPPEGPKFPRVKNWEVGSIAYDTLSAQAQQDGPCTPRRCLGSLVFPRKLQGRPSPGPPAPEQLLSQARDFINQYYSSIKRSGSQAHEQRLQEVEAEVAATGTYQLRENELVFGAKQAWRNAPRCVGRIQWGKLQVFDARDCRSAQEMFTYICNHIKYATNRGNLRSAITVFPQRCPGRGDFRIWNSQLVRYAGYRQQDGSVRGDPANVEITELCIQHGWTPGNGRFDVLPLLLQAPDEPPELFLLPPELVLEVPLEHPTLEWFAALGLRWYALPAVSNMLLEIGGLEFPAAPFSGWYMSTEIGTRNLCDPHRYNILEDVAVCMDLDTRTTSSLWKDKAAVEINVAVLHSYQLAKVTIVDHHAATASFMKHLENEQKARGGCPADWAWIVPPISGSLTPVFHQEMVNYFLSPAFRYQPDPWKGSAAKGTGITRKKTFKEVANAVKISASLMGTVMAKRVKATILYGSETGRAQSYAQQLGRLFRKAFDPRVLCMDEYDVVSLEHETLVLVVTSTFGNGDPPENGESFAAALMEMSGPYNSSPRPEQHKSYKIRFNSISCSDPLVSSWRRKRKESSNTDSAGALGTLRFCVFGLGSRAYPHFCAFARAVDTRLEELGGERLLQLGQGDELCGQEEAFRAWAQAAFQAACETFCVGEDAKAAARDIFSPKRSWKRQRYRLSAQAEGLQLLPGLIHVHRRKMFQATILSVENLQSSKSTRATILVRLDTGGQEGLQYQPGDHIGVCPPNRPGLVEALLSRVEDPPAPTEPVAVEQLEKGSPGGPPPGWVRDPRLPPCTLRQALTFFLDITSPPSPQLLRLLSTLAEEPREQQELEALSQDPRRYEEWKWFRCPTLLEVLEQFPSVALPAPLLLTQLPLLQPRYYSVSSAPSTHPGEIHLTVAVLAYRTQDGLGPLHYGVCSTWLSQLKPGDPVPCFIRGAPSFRLPPDPSLPCILVGPGTGIAPFRGFWQERLHDIESKGLQPTPMTLVFGCRCSQLDHLYRDEVQNAQQRGVFGRVLTAFSREPDNPKTYVQDILRTELAAEVHRVLCLERGHMFVCGDVTMATNVLQTVQRILATEGDMELDEAGDVIGVLRDQQRYHEDIFGLTLRTQEVTSRIRTQSFSLQERQLRGAVPWAFDPPGSDTNTNGP; from the exons ATGGGCAACTTGAAGAGTGTGGCCCAGGAACCTGGGCCACCCTgtggcctggggctggggctgggccttGGGCTGTGCGGCAAGCAGGGCCCAGCCACCTCTGCCCCTGAGCCCAGCCGGGCCCCGGCATCCCTACCCCCGCCAGCGCCAGAACACAG CCCTCCGAGCTCCCCGCTAACCCAGCCCCCGGAGGGGCCCAAGTTCCCTCGTGTGAAGAACTGGGAGGTGGGGAGCATCGCCTATGACACCCTCAGCGCCCAGGCGCAGCAG GATGGGCCCTGCACCCCAAGACGCTGCCTGGGCTCCCTGGTATTTCCACGGAAACTACAGGGCCGGCCCTCCCCCGGCCCCCCGGCCCCTGAGCAGCTGCTGAGTCAGGCCCGGGACTTCATCAACCAGTACTACAGCTCCATCAAGAG GAGCGGCTCCCAGGCCCATGAACAGCGGCTTCAAGAGGTGGAAGCCGAGGTGGCAGCCACAGGCACCTACCAGCTTAGGGAGAATGAGCTAGTGTTCGGGGCCAAGCAGGCCTGGCGCAACGCTCCCCGCTGTGTGGGCCGGATCCAGTGGGGGAAGCTGCAG GTGTTCGATGCCCGGGACTGCAGGTCTGCACAGGAAATGTTCACCTACATCTGCAACCACATCAAATACGCCACCAACCGGGGCAACCTTCG CTCGGCCATCACAGTGTTCCCGCAGCGCTGCCCTGGCCGAGGAGACTTCCGAATCTGGAACAGCCAGCTGGTGCGCTATGCGGGCTACCGGCAGCAGGACGGCTCTGTGCGGGGGGACCCAGCCAACGTCGAGATCACCGAG CTCTGCATTCAGCACGGCTGGACCCCAGGAAACGGTCGCTTTGACGTGCTGCCCCTGCTGCTCCAGGCCCCGGATGAGCCCCCAGAACTCTTCCTTCTGCCCCCTGAGCTGGTCCTTGAGGTGCCACTGGAGCACCCCAC gctggagtggtttGCAGCTCTGGGCCTGCGCTGGTACGCCCTCCCAGCAGTGTCCAACATGCTGCTGGAAATTGGGGGCCTGGAGTTCCCCGCAGCCCCCTTCAGTGGCTGGTACATGAGCACTGAGATCGGCACGAGGAACCTGTGTGACCCTCACCGTTACAACATCCTGGAG GACGTGGCTGTCTGCATGGACCTGGACACCCGGACAACTTCGTCCCTATGGAAAGACAAGGCAGCGGTGGAAATCAACGTGGCCGTGCTGCACAGTTACCAG CTGGCCAAAGTCACCATTGTGGACCACCACGCCGCCACAGCCTCCTTCATGAAGCACCTGGAGAATGAGCAGAAGGCCAGGGGGGGCTGCCCTGCAGACTGGGCCTGGATCGTGCCCCCCATCTCGGGCAGCCTCACTCCTGTCTTCCATCAGGAGATGGTCAACTATTTCCTGTCCCCAGCCTTCCGCTACCAG CCAGACCCCTGGAAGGGGAGTGCGGCCAAGGGCACTGGCATCACCAGGAAGAAGACCTTTAAAGAAGTGGCCAA TGCCGTGAAGATCTCTGCCTCACTCATGGGCACCGTGATGGCGAAGCGAGTGAAGGCGACAATCCTGTACGGCTCCGAGACCGGCCGGGCCCAGAGCTACGCACAGCAGCTGGGGAGGCTTTTCCGGAAGGCTTTTGATCCCCGG GTCCTGTGTATGGATGAGTACGATGTGGTGTCCCTTGAACACGAGACGCTGGTGCTGGTGGTAACCAGCACATTCGGGAATGGGGATCCCCCGGAGAATGGAGAG AGCTTTGCAGCTGCCCTGATGGAGATGTCCGGTCCCTACAACAGCTCCCCTCGGCCGGAACAGCACAA GAGTTATAAGATCCGCTTCAACAGCATCTCCTGCTCAGACCCATTGGTGTCCTCTTGGCGGCGGAAGAGGAAGGAGTCCAGTAACACAGACAGTGCAGGGGCCCTGGGCACGCTCAG GTTCTGTGTGTTCGGGCTGGGCTCCCGGGCCTACCCCCATTTCTGCGCCTTTGCTCGTGCGGTGGACACGCGGCTGGAGGAACTGGGCGGGGAGCGGCTGCTGCAGCTGGGCCAGGGCGACGAGCTGTGTGGCCAGGAGGAGGCCTTCCGCGCCTGGGCCCAGGCTGCCTTCCAG GCCGCCTGTGAGACCTTCTGTGTGGGAGAGGATGCCAAGGCTGCCGCCCGAGACATCTTCAGCCCCAAAAGGAGTTGGAAGCGCCAGAGGTACCGGCTGAGCGCCCAGGCCGAGGGCCTGCAGTTGCTGCCAG GTCTGATCCACGTGCACAGGCGGAAGATGTTCCAGGCTACAATTCTCTCAGTGGAAAACCTGCAAAGCAGCAAGTCCAC GAGGGCCACCATCCTGGTGCGCCTGgacactggaggccaggaggggCTGCAGTACCAGCCGGGGGACCACATAGGTGTCTGCCCACCCAACCGGCCTGGCCTTGTGGAGGCGCTGCTGAGCCGCGTGGAGGACCCGCCTGCGCCCACCGAGCCCGTGGCAGTAGAGCAACTGGAGAAGGGCAGCCCTG GTGGCCCTCCCCCCGGCTGGGTGCGGGACCCCCGGCTGCCCCCGTGCACGCTGCGCCAGGCTCTCACCTTCTTCCTGGACATCACCTCCCCGCCCAGCCCTCAGCTCTTGCGGCTGCTCAGCACCTTGGCAGAAGAGCCCAGGGAACAGCAGGAGCTGGAGGCCCTCAGTCAG GATCCCCGACGCTACGAGGAGTGGAAGTGGTTCCGCTGCCCCACGCTGCTGGAGGTGCTGGAGCAGTTCCCTTCGGTGGCACTGCCTGCCCCACTGCTCCTCACCCAGCTGCCTCTGCTTCAACCCCGGTACTACTCAGTCAGCTCAGCACCCAGCACCCACCCAGGAGAGATCCACCTCACTGTAGCTGTGCTGGCATACAGGACCCAGG ATGGGCTGGGCCCCCTGCACTATGGAGTCTGCTCCACGTGGCTAAGCCAACTCAAGCCCGGAGACCCTGTGCCCTGCTTCATCCGGGG GGCTCCCTCCTTCCGGCTGCCACCCGATCCCAGCTTGCCCTGCATCCTGGTGGGCCCAGGCACTGGCATTGCCCCCTTCCGGGGATTCTGGCAGGAGCGGCTGCATGATATTGAGAGCAAAG GGCTGCAGCCCACTCCCATGACTTTGGTGTTTGGCTGCCGATGCTCCCAACTCGACCATCTCTACCGCGACGAGGTGCAGAACGCCCAGCAGCGCGGGGTGTTTGGCCGAGTCCTCACTGCCTTCTCCCGGGAACCTGACAACCCCAAG ACCTACGTGCAGGACATCCTGAGGACGGAGCTGGCGGCGGAGGTGCACCGCGTGCTGTGCCTCGAGCGGGGCCACATGTTTGTCTGCGGCGATGTCACCATGGCAACCAACGTCCTGCAGACCGTGCAGCGCATCCTGGCGACGGAGGGCGACATGGAGCTGGACGAGGCCGGCGACGTCATCGGCGTGCTGCGG GATCAGCAACGCTACCACGAAGACATTTTCGGGCTCACGCTGCGCACCCAGGAGGTGACAAGCCGCATACGCACCCAGAGCTTTTCCTTGCAGGAGCGGCAGCTGCGGGGCGCAGTGCCCTGGGCGTTCGACCCGCCCGGCTCCGACACCAACACCAACGGCCCCTGA
- the NOS3 gene encoding nitric oxide synthase, endothelial isoform X3: MGNLKSVAQEPGPPCGLGLGLGLGLCGKQGPATSAPEPSRAPASLPPPAPEHSPPSSPLTQPPEGPKFPRVKNWEVGSIAYDTLSAQAQQDGPCTPRRCLGSLVFPRKLQGRPSPGPPAPEQLLSQARDFINQYYSSIKRSGSQAHEQRLQEVEAEVAATGTYQLRENELVFGAKQAWRNAPRCVGRIQWGKLQVFDARDCRSAQEMFTYICNHIKYATNRGNLRSAITVFPQRCPGRGDFRIWNSQLVRYAGYRQQDGSVRGDPANVEITELCIQHGWTPGNGRFDVLPLLLQAPDEPPELFLLPPELVLEVPLEHPTLEWFAALGLRWYALPAVSNMLLEIGGLEFPAAPFSGWYMSTEIGTRNLCDPHRYNILEDVAVCMDLDTRTTSSLWKDKAAVEINVAVLHSYQLAKVTIVDHHAATASFMKHLENEQKARGGCPADWAWIVPPISGSLTPVFHQEMVNYFLSPAFRYQPDPWKGSAAKGTGITRKKTFKEVANAVKISASLMGTVMAKRVKATILYGSETGRAQSYAQQLGRLFRKAFDPRVLCMDEYDVVSLEHETLVLVVTSTFGNGDPPENGEGLTLWPRLEYSSMIMAHCSLNLPNSSNPATSASQVAGTTGACHDA; this comes from the exons ATGGGCAACTTGAAGAGTGTGGCCCAGGAACCTGGGCCACCCTgtggcctggggctggggctgggccttGGGCTGTGCGGCAAGCAGGGCCCAGCCACCTCTGCCCCTGAGCCCAGCCGGGCCCCGGCATCCCTACCCCCGCCAGCGCCAGAACACAG CCCTCCGAGCTCCCCGCTAACCCAGCCCCCGGAGGGGCCCAAGTTCCCTCGTGTGAAGAACTGGGAGGTGGGGAGCATCGCCTATGACACCCTCAGCGCCCAGGCGCAGCAG GATGGGCCCTGCACCCCAAGACGCTGCCTGGGCTCCCTGGTATTTCCACGGAAACTACAGGGCCGGCCCTCCCCCGGCCCCCCGGCCCCTGAGCAGCTGCTGAGTCAGGCCCGGGACTTCATCAACCAGTACTACAGCTCCATCAAGAG GAGCGGCTCCCAGGCCCATGAACAGCGGCTTCAAGAGGTGGAAGCCGAGGTGGCAGCCACAGGCACCTACCAGCTTAGGGAGAATGAGCTAGTGTTCGGGGCCAAGCAGGCCTGGCGCAACGCTCCCCGCTGTGTGGGCCGGATCCAGTGGGGGAAGCTGCAG GTGTTCGATGCCCGGGACTGCAGGTCTGCACAGGAAATGTTCACCTACATCTGCAACCACATCAAATACGCCACCAACCGGGGCAACCTTCG CTCGGCCATCACAGTGTTCCCGCAGCGCTGCCCTGGCCGAGGAGACTTCCGAATCTGGAACAGCCAGCTGGTGCGCTATGCGGGCTACCGGCAGCAGGACGGCTCTGTGCGGGGGGACCCAGCCAACGTCGAGATCACCGAG CTCTGCATTCAGCACGGCTGGACCCCAGGAAACGGTCGCTTTGACGTGCTGCCCCTGCTGCTCCAGGCCCCGGATGAGCCCCCAGAACTCTTCCTTCTGCCCCCTGAGCTGGTCCTTGAGGTGCCACTGGAGCACCCCAC gctggagtggtttGCAGCTCTGGGCCTGCGCTGGTACGCCCTCCCAGCAGTGTCCAACATGCTGCTGGAAATTGGGGGCCTGGAGTTCCCCGCAGCCCCCTTCAGTGGCTGGTACATGAGCACTGAGATCGGCACGAGGAACCTGTGTGACCCTCACCGTTACAACATCCTGGAG GACGTGGCTGTCTGCATGGACCTGGACACCCGGACAACTTCGTCCCTATGGAAAGACAAGGCAGCGGTGGAAATCAACGTGGCCGTGCTGCACAGTTACCAG CTGGCCAAAGTCACCATTGTGGACCACCACGCCGCCACAGCCTCCTTCATGAAGCACCTGGAGAATGAGCAGAAGGCCAGGGGGGGCTGCCCTGCAGACTGGGCCTGGATCGTGCCCCCCATCTCGGGCAGCCTCACTCCTGTCTTCCATCAGGAGATGGTCAACTATTTCCTGTCCCCAGCCTTCCGCTACCAG CCAGACCCCTGGAAGGGGAGTGCGGCCAAGGGCACTGGCATCACCAGGAAGAAGACCTTTAAAGAAGTGGCCAA TGCCGTGAAGATCTCTGCCTCACTCATGGGCACCGTGATGGCGAAGCGAGTGAAGGCGACAATCCTGTACGGCTCCGAGACCGGCCGGGCCCAGAGCTACGCACAGCAGCTGGGGAGGCTTTTCCGGAAGGCTTTTGATCCCCGG GTCCTGTGTATGGATGAGTACGATGTGGTGTCCCTTGAACACGAGACGCTGGTGCTGGTGGTAACCAGCACATTCGGGAATGGGGATCCCCCGGAGAATGGAGAG ggtctcactttgtggcccaggctggagtacagtagtatgatcatggctcactgcagcctcaacctcccaaactcaagcaatcctgccacttcagcctcccaagtagctgggaccacaggcgcatgccatgatgcctag
- the NOS3 gene encoding nitric oxide synthase, endothelial isoform X5 codes for MGNLKSVAQEPGPPCGLGLGLGLGLCGKQGPATSAPEPSRAPASLPPPAPEHSPPSSPLTQPPEGPKFPRVKNWEVGSIAYDTLSAQAQQDGPCTPRRCLGSLVFPRKLQGRPSPGPPAPEQLLSQARDFINQYYSSIKRSGSQAHEQRLQEVEAEVAATGTYQLRENELVFGAKQAWRNAPRCVGRIQWGKLQVFDARDCRSAQEMFTYICNHIKYATNRGNLRSAITVFPQRCPGRGDFRIWNSQLVRYAGYRQQDGSVRGDPANVEITELCIQHGWTPGNGRFDVLPLLLQAPDEPPELFLLPPELVLEVPLEHPTLEWFAALGLRWYALPAVSNMLLEIGGLEFPAAPFSGWYMSTEIGTRNLCDPHRYNILEDVAVCMDLDTRTTSSLWKDKAAVEINVAVLHSYQLAKVTIVDHHAATASFMKHLENEQKARGGCPADWAWIVPPISGSLTPVFHQEMVNYFLSPAFRYQPDPWKGSAAKGTGITRKKTFKEVANAVKISASLMGTVMAKRVKATILYGSETGRAQSYAQQLGRLFRKAFDPRVLCMDEYDVVSLEHETLVLVVTSTFGNGDPPENGESVVRSVCHHRLVSPALEQH; via the exons ATGGGCAACTTGAAGAGTGTGGCCCAGGAACCTGGGCCACCCTgtggcctggggctggggctgggccttGGGCTGTGCGGCAAGCAGGGCCCAGCCACCTCTGCCCCTGAGCCCAGCCGGGCCCCGGCATCCCTACCCCCGCCAGCGCCAGAACACAG CCCTCCGAGCTCCCCGCTAACCCAGCCCCCGGAGGGGCCCAAGTTCCCTCGTGTGAAGAACTGGGAGGTGGGGAGCATCGCCTATGACACCCTCAGCGCCCAGGCGCAGCAG GATGGGCCCTGCACCCCAAGACGCTGCCTGGGCTCCCTGGTATTTCCACGGAAACTACAGGGCCGGCCCTCCCCCGGCCCCCCGGCCCCTGAGCAGCTGCTGAGTCAGGCCCGGGACTTCATCAACCAGTACTACAGCTCCATCAAGAG GAGCGGCTCCCAGGCCCATGAACAGCGGCTTCAAGAGGTGGAAGCCGAGGTGGCAGCCACAGGCACCTACCAGCTTAGGGAGAATGAGCTAGTGTTCGGGGCCAAGCAGGCCTGGCGCAACGCTCCCCGCTGTGTGGGCCGGATCCAGTGGGGGAAGCTGCAG GTGTTCGATGCCCGGGACTGCAGGTCTGCACAGGAAATGTTCACCTACATCTGCAACCACATCAAATACGCCACCAACCGGGGCAACCTTCG CTCGGCCATCACAGTGTTCCCGCAGCGCTGCCCTGGCCGAGGAGACTTCCGAATCTGGAACAGCCAGCTGGTGCGCTATGCGGGCTACCGGCAGCAGGACGGCTCTGTGCGGGGGGACCCAGCCAACGTCGAGATCACCGAG CTCTGCATTCAGCACGGCTGGACCCCAGGAAACGGTCGCTTTGACGTGCTGCCCCTGCTGCTCCAGGCCCCGGATGAGCCCCCAGAACTCTTCCTTCTGCCCCCTGAGCTGGTCCTTGAGGTGCCACTGGAGCACCCCAC gctggagtggtttGCAGCTCTGGGCCTGCGCTGGTACGCCCTCCCAGCAGTGTCCAACATGCTGCTGGAAATTGGGGGCCTGGAGTTCCCCGCAGCCCCCTTCAGTGGCTGGTACATGAGCACTGAGATCGGCACGAGGAACCTGTGTGACCCTCACCGTTACAACATCCTGGAG GACGTGGCTGTCTGCATGGACCTGGACACCCGGACAACTTCGTCCCTATGGAAAGACAAGGCAGCGGTGGAAATCAACGTGGCCGTGCTGCACAGTTACCAG CTGGCCAAAGTCACCATTGTGGACCACCACGCCGCCACAGCCTCCTTCATGAAGCACCTGGAGAATGAGCAGAAGGCCAGGGGGGGCTGCCCTGCAGACTGGGCCTGGATCGTGCCCCCCATCTCGGGCAGCCTCACTCCTGTCTTCCATCAGGAGATGGTCAACTATTTCCTGTCCCCAGCCTTCCGCTACCAG CCAGACCCCTGGAAGGGGAGTGCGGCCAAGGGCACTGGCATCACCAGGAAGAAGACCTTTAAAGAAGTGGCCAA TGCCGTGAAGATCTCTGCCTCACTCATGGGCACCGTGATGGCGAAGCGAGTGAAGGCGACAATCCTGTACGGCTCCGAGACCGGCCGGGCCCAGAGCTACGCACAGCAGCTGGGGAGGCTTTTCCGGAAGGCTTTTGATCCCCGG GTCCTGTGTATGGATGAGTACGATGTGGTGTCCCTTGAACACGAGACGCTGGTGCTGGTGGTAACCAGCACATTCGGGAATGGGGATCCCCCGGAGAATGGAGAG TCTGTCGTCAGAAGTGTCTGTCACCACAGATTAGTTTCACCTGCTCTAGAACAGCACTGA
- the NOS3 gene encoding nitric oxide synthase, endothelial isoform X4, translating into MGNLKSVAQEPGPPCGLGLGLGLGLCGKQGPATSAPEPSRAPASLPPPAPEHSPPSSPLTQPPEGPKFPRVKNWEVGSIAYDTLSAQAQQDGPCTPRRCLGSLVFPRKLQGRPSPGPPAPEQLLSQARDFINQYYSSIKRSGSQAHEQRLQEVEAEVAATGTYQLRENELVFGAKQAWRNAPRCVGRIQWGKLQVFDARDCRSAQEMFTYICNHIKYATNRGNLRSAITVFPQRCPGRGDFRIWNSQLVRYAGYRQQDGSVRGDPANVEITELCIQHGWTPGNGRFDVLPLLLQAPDEPPELFLLPPELVLEVPLEHPTLEWFAALGLRWYALPAVSNMLLEIGGLEFPAAPFSGWYMSTEIGTRNLCDPHRYNILEDVAVCMDLDTRTTSSLWKDKAAVEINVAVLHSYQLAKVTIVDHHAATASFMKHLENEQKARGGCPADWAWIVPPISGSLTPVFHQEMVNYFLSPAFRYQPDPWKGSAAKGTGITRKKTFKEVANAVKISASLMGTVMAKRVKATILYGSETGRAQSYAQQLGRLFRKAFDPRVLCMDEYDVVSLEHETLVLVVTSTFGNGDPPENGERWGFAMLPRLVSNSWVQAIHLPRPSKVLGLQT; encoded by the exons ATGGGCAACTTGAAGAGTGTGGCCCAGGAACCTGGGCCACCCTgtggcctggggctggggctgggccttGGGCTGTGCGGCAAGCAGGGCCCAGCCACCTCTGCCCCTGAGCCCAGCCGGGCCCCGGCATCCCTACCCCCGCCAGCGCCAGAACACAG CCCTCCGAGCTCCCCGCTAACCCAGCCCCCGGAGGGGCCCAAGTTCCCTCGTGTGAAGAACTGGGAGGTGGGGAGCATCGCCTATGACACCCTCAGCGCCCAGGCGCAGCAG GATGGGCCCTGCACCCCAAGACGCTGCCTGGGCTCCCTGGTATTTCCACGGAAACTACAGGGCCGGCCCTCCCCCGGCCCCCCGGCCCCTGAGCAGCTGCTGAGTCAGGCCCGGGACTTCATCAACCAGTACTACAGCTCCATCAAGAG GAGCGGCTCCCAGGCCCATGAACAGCGGCTTCAAGAGGTGGAAGCCGAGGTGGCAGCCACAGGCACCTACCAGCTTAGGGAGAATGAGCTAGTGTTCGGGGCCAAGCAGGCCTGGCGCAACGCTCCCCGCTGTGTGGGCCGGATCCAGTGGGGGAAGCTGCAG GTGTTCGATGCCCGGGACTGCAGGTCTGCACAGGAAATGTTCACCTACATCTGCAACCACATCAAATACGCCACCAACCGGGGCAACCTTCG CTCGGCCATCACAGTGTTCCCGCAGCGCTGCCCTGGCCGAGGAGACTTCCGAATCTGGAACAGCCAGCTGGTGCGCTATGCGGGCTACCGGCAGCAGGACGGCTCTGTGCGGGGGGACCCAGCCAACGTCGAGATCACCGAG CTCTGCATTCAGCACGGCTGGACCCCAGGAAACGGTCGCTTTGACGTGCTGCCCCTGCTGCTCCAGGCCCCGGATGAGCCCCCAGAACTCTTCCTTCTGCCCCCTGAGCTGGTCCTTGAGGTGCCACTGGAGCACCCCAC gctggagtggtttGCAGCTCTGGGCCTGCGCTGGTACGCCCTCCCAGCAGTGTCCAACATGCTGCTGGAAATTGGGGGCCTGGAGTTCCCCGCAGCCCCCTTCAGTGGCTGGTACATGAGCACTGAGATCGGCACGAGGAACCTGTGTGACCCTCACCGTTACAACATCCTGGAG GACGTGGCTGTCTGCATGGACCTGGACACCCGGACAACTTCGTCCCTATGGAAAGACAAGGCAGCGGTGGAAATCAACGTGGCCGTGCTGCACAGTTACCAG CTGGCCAAAGTCACCATTGTGGACCACCACGCCGCCACAGCCTCCTTCATGAAGCACCTGGAGAATGAGCAGAAGGCCAGGGGGGGCTGCCCTGCAGACTGGGCCTGGATCGTGCCCCCCATCTCGGGCAGCCTCACTCCTGTCTTCCATCAGGAGATGGTCAACTATTTCCTGTCCCCAGCCTTCCGCTACCAG CCAGACCCCTGGAAGGGGAGTGCGGCCAAGGGCACTGGCATCACCAGGAAGAAGACCTTTAAAGAAGTGGCCAA TGCCGTGAAGATCTCTGCCTCACTCATGGGCACCGTGATGGCGAAGCGAGTGAAGGCGACAATCCTGTACGGCTCCGAGACCGGCCGGGCCCAGAGCTACGCACAGCAGCTGGGGAGGCTTTTCCGGAAGGCTTTTGATCCCCGG GTCCTGTGTATGGATGAGTACGATGTGGTGTCCCTTGAACACGAGACGCTGGTGCTGGTGGTAACCAGCACATTCGGGAATGGGGATCCCCCGGAGAATGGAGAG agatggggtttcgccatgttgcccaggctggtctctaactcctgggttcaagcaatccacctgcctcggccttccaaagtactgggattacagacatga